One segment of Brassica napus cultivar Da-Ae chromosome C3, Da-Ae, whole genome shotgun sequence DNA contains the following:
- the LOC106418775 gene encoding probable metal-nicotianamine transporter YSL5 produces MWPLIETKKGDWFPADVESSSMHGLQAYKVFIAVAIILGDGLYNFCKVLSRTLSGLFVQLRGTSSRGSLTIEEDPTASPYSPKQSYDDQRRTRFFLKDQIPTWFAVGGYIIIAATSTAILPHMFHQLRWYYILVIYICAPVLAFCNAYGAGLTDWSLASTYGKLAIFTIGAWAGSEHGGMLAGLAACGVMMNIVSTASDLTQDFKTGYLALSSPRSMFISKVIGTAMGCVVSPWLFYNAFDDLGLPNSEYPAPFATVYRSMAKLGVEGVSSLPRECLVLCYAFFGVAILVNIVKDSLPSRWGRFVPLPMAMAIPFFLGPYFAIDMCVGSLVLFVWERVDAAKAGAFGTAVASGLICGDGIWSLPSSVLAIAGVSPPVCMKFLDAATNSKVDKFLHRP; encoded by the exons ATGTGGCCTCTCATTGAAACAAAAAAGGGAGATTGGTTTCCTGCAGATGTCGAATCCAGCAGCATGCATGGTCTCCAAGCTTACAAG GTGTTCATAGCTGTTGCTATAATCCTAGGAGATGGTTTATACAACTTCTGCAAAGTCCTGAGCCGGACGCTCTCAGGACTATTTGTACAGCTTCGAGGCACTTCTTCGAGAGGATCATTAACCATCGAAGAAGATCCAACCGCTTCTCCATATAGCCCAAAGCAATCATACGACGACCAGCGTCGCACACGCTTCTTCCTCAAAGACCAAATCCCCACTTGGTTCGCCGTGGGAGGATACATCATCATAGCTGCAACATCCACAGCCATACTCCCACACATGTTCCACCAGCTGAGATGGTATTACATCCTAGTCATCTACATCTGCGCGCCCGTCTTAGCCTTCTGCAACGCCTACGGAGCTGGACTCACGGACTGGTCCTTAGCTTCGACGTACGGAAAGCTAGCCATATTCACGATCGGAGCCTGGGCGGGGTCAGAGCACGGCGGGATGCTGGCAGGTCTAGCAGCTTGCGGAGTCATGATGAACATAGTCTCCACAGCTTCTGACCTCACTCAAGACTTCAAAACGGGTTACCTCGCGTTATCATCACCAAGATCAATGTTCATAAGCAAAGTGATAGGAACAGCGATGGGATGTGTCGTGTCTCCCTGGCTGTTCTACAATGCGTTTGATGACTTAGGCCTCCCTAACAGCGAGTACCCTGCGCCGTTCGCCACCGTGTACAGAAGCATGGCTAAGCTAGGAGTGGAAGGTGTGTCGTCGTTACCGAGAGAGTGTCTTGTTCTGTGCTATGCTTTCTTCGGCGTGGCGATTCTTGTGAATATAGTGAAAGATAGTTTGCCGAGCAGGTGGGGGAGGTTTGTGCCTCTGCCCATGGCGATGGCGATACCGTTTTTCTTGGGACCGTACTTTGCTATCGACATGTGCGTGGGGAGTTTGGTGCTTTTCGTGTGGGAGAGAGTTGATGCGGCTAAGGCGGGTGCGTTTGGGACTGCGGTGGCGTCGG GTTTGATATGTGGAGATGGGATTTGGTCGCTGCCGAGCTCGGTGTTGGCTATAGCTGGAGTTAGTCCTCCTGTTTGTATGAAGTTTCTGGATGCTGCGACGAACTCGAAGGTTGATAAGTTTTTGCACAGACCGTAG
- the LOC106358678 gene encoding uncharacterized protein LOC106358678 produces MALQRRGILSHPVTCARCGAPESADHLFLHCRFARQVWDNIPLTRTIDIGTNSTFDQCLAASHDLVCLPPTGVSGNIFSWVCWCIWTERNLLVFEDRTLDAKDISCTSIKLAREWQEAQAHKPLLAHNLGGNNSHIRELTSMTVSTLFTDAAWKAQDRTAGCGWIIHNPQERETTSGTSTELCVASPLMAEALAVREALLHAKALHLSNICLKSDNQVLVKALNSKQHPVELYGINLDIENLSSSFCSISFVYVSRNLNSAADALAKSALYYLNP; encoded by the coding sequence ATGGCGCTGCAGAGGAGGGGAATCTTATCACATCCAGTGACTTGTGCGCGATGTGGAGCTCCGGAGTCAGCCGATCACTTGTTCTTACACTGTAGGTTCGCGAGACAAGTTTGGGATAATATCCCACTCACGAGAACTATAGACATCGGAACGAACTCCACTTTTGACCAATGCCTGGCAGCCTCACATGATCTGGTATGCCTCCCTCCGACGGGAGTGTCGGGCAACATTTTCTCTTGGGTATGCTGGTGCATATGGACAGAAAGGAACCTCCTGGTCTTCGAGGACAGAACACTAGACGCTAAGGACATCAGCTGCACTTCCATTAAACTTGCGCGAGAATGGCAGGAGGCCCAAGCACACAAACCTCTCCTGGCACACAACTTAGGAGGCAACAACTCTCATATACGGGAGCTCACATCGATGACTGTTTCTACTCTGTTCACAGACGCGGCATGGAAAGCCCAAGATAGAACTGCAGGATGCGGCTGGATTATACATAATCCACAAGAGAGAGAAACAACGAGTGGCACATCGACTGAACTCTGTGTCGCATCACCTTTGATGGCGGAAGCCTTGGCTGTTCGCGAAGCCCTGCTGCACGCAAAGGCCCTCCATCTCTCCAATATCTGCCTCAAATCAGATAACCAAGTGCTTGTCAAAGCACTAAACTCGAAGCAACATCCGGTGGAACTCTACGGAATCAACTTGGATATCGAGAACCTATCCTCCTCGTTTTGTTCTATTTCTTTTGTCTATGTCTCTAGGAATTTGAATTCTGCTGCAGATGCTTTAGCAAAGTCTGCCCTGTACTACTTGAACCCTTAG
- the LOC106358677 gene encoding uncharacterized mitochondrial protein AtMg00310-like, whose amino-acid sequence MTMLKAVLSASPTHAMSCFELPVSLCKRIQSTLTRFWWDGNDNKKKMCMTSWAKLSKPKKLGGLGFRDIQLFNKALLAKQSWRVLTNPDCLLSRVLRGKYCHNASFLTVKAQASCSHGWRGILHGRDLLAPNIGKAIGDGMCTRVWKDAWIRTDTLSCPMGPANEEVLDLFVSDLLLRGSGEWNKPKIRQLLPAYG is encoded by the coding sequence ATGACGATGCTGAAGGCGGTTCTGTCCGCCTCTCCAACACACGCTATGTCCTGTTTTGAGCTCCCGGTGAGCTTATGCAAGCGGATACAGTCAACGCTAACACGTTTTTGGTGGGATGGAAATGATAACAAGAAAAAGATGTGCATGACATCTTGGGCAAAACTCTCAAAACCGAAGAAGCTTGGAGGGTTGGGTTTTCGCGATATACAACTCTTCAACAAAGCCCTCCTAGCAAAGCAATCTTGGCGGGTCCTCACAAACCCGGACTGTCTCCTCTCACGAGTGTTGCGTGGTAAATATTGCCACAACGCTTCTTTCCTCACTGTCAAAGCACAGGCTTCATGCTCTCATGGTTGGAGGGGGATTCTACATGGCCGAGACCTACTTGCTCCGAATATAGGCAAAGCTATAGGTGATGGTATGTGCACGAGAGTCTGGAAGGATGCTTGGATCAGAACAGACACCCTCAGTTGCCCAATGGGACCAGCGAATGAGGAAGTGCTTGACCTCTTTGTCTCTGACTTGTTATTGCGGGGCTCTGGTGAATGGAATAAACCGAAGATCAGACAGCTACTCCCAGCATACGGTTAG